A genome region from Blautia coccoides includes the following:
- a CDS encoding RNA-binding S4 domain-containing protein, which produces METIKLKDEFIKLGQALKAANLVEDGVEAKYVIQDGLVKVNGETDTRRGRKLYDGDLVTYDGQEIKIIK; this is translated from the coding sequence ATGGAAACAATTAAATTAAAAGATGAGTTTATAAAGTTAGGTCAGGCCCTGAAAGCCGCAAATCTTGTGGAGGACGGGGTTGAAGCAAAATATGTCATTCAGGACGGCCTGGTCAAGGTCAATGGTGAGACCGATACAAGACGCGGCCGTAAACTTTATGACGGGGATTTGGTAACTTATGACGGACAGGAAATTAAGATAATAAAATAA
- the recF gene encoding DNA replication/repair protein RecF (All proteins in this family for which functions are known are DNA-binding proteins that assist the filamentation of RecA onto DNA for the initiation of recombination or recombinational repair.), which produces MYIESIELKNYRNYNLLSLQFDKGTNILYGDNAQGKTNILEAVYLCGTTKSHRGSKDREMIRFEQDESHIRMFVNKDGVSHKIDMHLKKNKAKGIAIDGIPIRRASELFGIVNIVFFSPEDLNIIKNGPGERRRFIDSELCQLNKVYLSDLSSYNHVLNQRNKLLKDIGYQSSLAATLDVWDEQLVRYGKSIIESRHEFIRDINDIIGGIHSSITGGKEKIELVYEPNVKSDEFYEQLQKNREKDFKFRNTSSGPHRDDLCVRINDIDIRKFGSQGQQRTAALSLKLSEIYLVQKKIKDVPILLLDDVLSELDANRQNYLLDSIRDVQTMITCTGLDDFVNKRFEINKLFKVVEGTVAP; this is translated from the coding sequence ATGTATATTGAGTCTATAGAACTGAAAAATTACAGGAATTACAATCTTTTGTCCCTGCAGTTTGACAAGGGAACGAATATTCTCTATGGAGATAACGCCCAGGGAAAGACAAATATTCTGGAGGCTGTATATCTGTGTGGCACTACAAAATCACACAGAGGCAGTAAAGACAGGGAGATGATCCGGTTTGAACAGGACGAATCTCATATCAGAATGTTTGTAAACAAGGATGGCGTATCACATAAAATTGATATGCATCTGAAAAAAAATAAAGCCAAGGGTATAGCTATTGATGGTATTCCCATCCGAAGAGCCAGCGAGCTGTTCGGAATTGTCAACATAGTATTTTTTTCACCGGAAGATTTAAATATTATTAAAAACGGTCCCGGTGAGAGGAGAAGATTTATTGATTCCGAGTTATGTCAACTTAATAAAGTGTATTTATCTGATTTATCCAGTTATAACCATGTCCTGAACCAGAGGAATAAACTGTTAAAGGATATTGGGTATCAAAGCAGCCTTGCGGCTACTCTGGATGTGTGGGATGAACAACTGGTACGTTACGGAAAATCCATCATTGAAAGCCGTCATGAATTTATCCGTGATATAAATGATATTATCGGAGGGATACATAGCAGCATAACAGGCGGAAAAGAAAAGATTGAACTGGTTTATGAGCCAAATGTAAAGAGTGATGAGTTTTACGAACAGCTCCAAAAAAATCGGGAAAAAGATTTTAAATTCAGAAATACCTCATCCGGACCACACAGGGATGATTTATGTGTTAGAATAAATGACATTGATATCCGTAAGTTTGGTTCTCAGGGACAGCAGCGCACAGCAGCTCTTTCCCTGAAATTATCAGAAATCTATCTGGTGCAGAAGAAGATAAAAGATGTTCCAATCCTTCTTCTGGATGATGTTCTGTCAGAACTGGATGCAAACAGGCAGAATTATCTGCTGGACAGTATCCGGGATGTGCAGACTATGATAACCTGTACAGGTTTGGATGATTTTGTCAATAAGAGATTTGAAATCAATAAATTGTTTAAAGTGGTGGAGGGGACAGTAGCCCCCTGA
- the gyrB gene encoding DNA topoisomerase (ATP-hydrolyzing) subunit B: MSTEIKTEYGADQIQILEGLEAVRKRPGMYIGSTSARGLHHLVYEIVDNAVDEALAGYCDTIEVYINEDNSITVIDNGRGIPVGINHKAGIPAVEVVFTILHAGGKFGGGGYKVSGGLHGVGASVVNALSTWLEVTIYHEGKVYRQRYERGKTIYKLKVIGDCDPDKRGTMVTFLPDPDIFEETVFDFSTLKHRFREMAFLTKGLKIIAVDKRDEEPKEVIFHYEGGIKEFVQYLNRSNSSLYEDILYFEGTKDGVVVEVAMQHNDSYTENTYGFVNNITTPEGGTHIVGFRNALTKTFNEYARKNKILKESESNLSGEDIREGLTAIISVKIEDPQFEGQTKQKLGNSEARGAVDNVVSSQLEIFLEQNPSVAKTIIEKSVLSQRARDAARKARELTRRKSALEGMSLPGKLADCMDKDPSKCEIYIVEGDSAGGSAKTARSRATQAILPLRGKILNVEKARLDKIYANAEIKAMITAFGTGIHEDFDISKLRYDKIIIMTDADVDGAHIATLLLTFLYRFMPELIKQGHVYLAKPPLFKIEKNKKVFYAYSEKEQDEILNEIGRDGNNRIQRYKGLGEMDAEQLWETTMDPERRILLRVTMDEEASSEIDLTFTTLMGDKVEPRREFIEENAKYVKNLDI, encoded by the coding sequence ATGAGCACAGAAATTAAAACAGAGTATGGAGCAGATCAGATTCAGATACTGGAGGGATTGGAGGCCGTTAGAAAAAGGCCCGGTATGTATATCGGCAGTACCTCGGCCAGAGGTCTTCACCATCTGGTGTATGAGATCGTAGATAATGCGGTAGATGAAGCTTTGGCCGGTTACTGCGATACCATAGAGGTATATATAAACGAGGATAATTCCATTACTGTTATCGACAACGGCCGCGGTATTCCCGTGGGAATCAACCACAAAGCCGGTATTCCGGCTGTTGAGGTGGTATTTACGATCCTTCACGCCGGCGGTAAATTCGGCGGCGGGGGATATAAGGTATCCGGCGGTCTTCACGGCGTTGGCGCGTCTGTTGTAAATGCCCTCTCCACATGGCTGGAGGTAACGATTTATCATGAGGGTAAAGTATACCGTCAGCGCTATGAACGTGGTAAAACTATTTATAAACTGAAAGTGATCGGTGACTGTGACCCGGATAAGAGAGGCACTATGGTGACTTTTCTTCCTGATCCTGATATATTTGAGGAGACTGTGTTTGATTTCAGTACCCTGAAACACAGGTTCCGTGAAATGGCCTTTCTGACAAAAGGGCTGAAGATCATTGCTGTTGACAAAAGGGATGAAGAGCCGAAGGAAGTGATCTTTCACTATGAGGGTGGTATCAAGGAATTTGTGCAGTATCTGAACAGAAGTAATTCTTCCCTTTATGAAGATATCCTTTATTTTGAAGGGACAAAAGACGGCGTGGTGGTGGAAGTCGCCATGCAGCATAATGATTCCTATACAGAAAATACTTATGGTTTTGTAAATAATATAACCACTCCTGAGGGTGGTACTCACATTGTGGGATTTAGAAATGCCCTGACCAAAACCTTTAATGAATATGCCAGAAAAAATAAAATTTTAAAAGAAAGTGAGTCAAATCTTTCCGGTGAAGATATCCGTGAAGGTTTGACTGCCATAATCAGCGTTAAGATAGAGGACCCCCAGTTCGAGGGACAGACAAAACAAAAGCTCGGCAACAGTGAAGCCAGGGGTGCTGTTGACAATGTTGTGAGCAGCCAGCTTGAAATTTTCCTGGAGCAGAATCCTTCGGTTGCGAAAACCATCATTGAAAAGTCAGTATTGTCCCAGAGAGCAAGGGATGCGGCGAGAAAAGCCAGAGAGCTGACAAGAAGGAAGTCTGCACTGGAGGGAATGTCTCTCCCCGGAAAACTGGCAGACTGTATGGACAAAGACCCTTCAAAATGTGAAATCTACATTGTAGAGGGAGATTCTGCCGGTGGCTCTGCAAAAACAGCAAGAAGCCGTGCCACACAGGCGATCCTTCCCCTGAGAGGCAAGATTTTGAACGTGGAGAAGGCAAGACTTGATAAAATATACGCGAATGCCGAGATCAAGGCCATGATCACTGCTTTTGGAACGGGTATTCATGAAGATTTTGATATCAGTAAGCTTCGCTATGACAAAATTATCATCATGACTGATGCCGATGTGGATGGTGCCCATATAGCAACACTTCTGCTGACGTTTTTATATCGTTTTATGCCGGAGCTGATCAAACAGGGTCATGTATACCTGGCGAAACCGCCGCTGTTTAAAATTGAGAAGAACAAGAAGGTTTTCTATGCCTATTCTGAGAAGGAACAGGATGAAATATTAAATGAGATCGGCCGTGACGGCAACAACAGGATCCAGCGTTATAAAGGTCTGGGAGAGATGGATGCGGAACAGCTCTGGGAGACAACCATGGATCCGGAACGCAGAATTCTTTTAAGAGTCACTATGGATGAGGAGGCGTCATCTGAAATTGACTTGACATTTACCACTCTTATGGGGGATAAAGTTGAGCCAAGGCGCGAATTCATAGAAGAAAATGCAAAATATGTTAAGAATCTCGATATATAA
- the gyrA gene encoding DNA gyrase subunit A, producing the protein MEDNIFDKVQEVDLQKKMEESYIEYAMSVIASRALPDVRDGLKPVQRRILYSMIELNNGPDKPHRKCARIVGDTMGKYHPHGDSSIYGALVNMAQDWSTRYPLVDGHGNFGSVDGDGAAAMRYTEARLSKISMEMLADINKNTVDFAPNFDETEKEPLVLPSRYPNLLVNGTSGIAVGMATNIPPHNLREVISAVVKIIDNIIEEDRDTELEEILSIIKGPDFPTGAMILGTRGIEEAYRTGRGKVKVRAITDIETLPNGKSQIIVTELPYMVNKARLIEKMAELVRDKKIDGITAINDHSNREGMRICIELRRDANANVILNQLYKHTQLQDTFGVIMLALVNNEPKVMNLLDMLNHYLRHQEEVVTRRTQYDLNKAQERAHILEGLLKALEHIDEVIRIIRASKTTQEAKDSLMEAFGFSDAQAQAIVDMRLRALTGLERDRLQGEYNELVKKIRELKAILADRNLLLRVIREEILAISDKYGDDRRTSIGYDEFDISMEDLIPKENTVIAMTKLGYIKRMTVDNFRSQNRGGKGIKGMSTIDDDYIEELLMTTTHHFLMFFTNMGRVYRMKAYEIPEASRTARGTAIINLLSLQPEEKISAVIPINEFKQGNYLFMATKNGLVKKTPIEDYSNVRKTGLAAIALREDDELIEVKFTDNKKDIVLITKFGQCIRFHETDVRSTGRVSMGVRGINLLEEDEVIGMQLNCQGDYLLIVSENGMGKRTSVGEFTCQNRGGKGVKCYKITEKTGNVIGVKAVNEENDILLITTEGIVIRLECSTISILGRITSGVKLMDLKEGVTVASIAKVREKEESEGVESEEADSQTEENQGE; encoded by the coding sequence ATGGAAGATAATATTTTTGATAAAGTCCAGGAAGTGGACTTACAGAAAAAAATGGAGGAGTCCTACATTGAGTATGCCATGAGTGTTATTGCATCCAGGGCACTGCCGGATGTCAGGGACGGTCTGAAGCCGGTACAGAGAAGAATTCTGTACTCCATGATAGAACTGAATAATGGTCCGGACAAACCTCACAGAAAATGTGCCCGTATTGTGGGTGATACCATGGGTAAATACCATCCCCATGGAGACAGCTCCATTTACGGTGCCCTGGTCAACATGGCACAGGACTGGTCCACAAGGTATCCTCTGGTAGATGGTCATGGAAATTTTGGTTCTGTGGATGGTGACGGTGCTGCCGCAATGAGGTACACAGAAGCCCGTCTGAGCAAAATTTCTATGGAAATGTTGGCGGACATCAATAAAAATACCGTTGATTTTGCTCCAAACTTTGATGAGACGGAAAAAGAACCCCTTGTTCTGCCGTCCAGATATCCCAATCTTCTGGTAAACGGTACATCAGGTATCGCAGTAGGTATGGCGACAAATATTCCTCCTCACAATTTAAGGGAGGTTATTTCTGCTGTAGTAAAGATCATTGACAATATCATAGAGGAGGACAGGGATACTGAACTGGAGGAAATTCTCTCCATCATCAAGGGACCTGATTTCCCAACGGGGGCCATGATCTTAGGTACAAGGGGAATCGAGGAGGCATACCGTACAGGCCGCGGAAAGGTCAAAGTACGGGCAATTACCGATATCGAGACACTGCCCAATGGCAAGAGCCAGATCATTGTCACAGAGCTGCCTTACATGGTCAATAAAGCACGTTTGATTGAGAAGATGGCAGAACTTGTAAGGGACAAGAAAATAGATGGGATTACGGCTATTAACGACCATTCCAACAGGGAAGGTATGCGTATCTGTATTGAGCTTAGAAGGGATGCCAATGCCAATGTTATTCTGAACCAGCTCTATAAGCATACACAGCTTCAGGACACGTTTGGTGTTATTATGCTGGCACTGGTGAATAATGAGCCAAAAGTTATGAATCTTCTGGATATGCTCAACCACTATCTGCGCCACCAGGAAGAGGTTGTGACCAGAAGGACACAGTATGACCTGAACAAAGCACAGGAGCGTGCGCATATCTTAGAGGGTTTGTTAAAGGCACTGGAACATATTGATGAGGTGATCCGCATCATCCGTGCGTCCAAAACCACACAGGAGGCAAAAGATTCTCTTATGGAGGCTTTTGGTTTCTCTGATGCCCAGGCTCAGGCCATTGTAGATATGAGACTTCGTGCACTGACCGGTTTGGAGAGAGACCGTCTACAGGGCGAGTATAACGAGCTTGTGAAAAAAATTCGGGAATTAAAGGCCATCCTTGCTGACAGAAACCTTCTTCTCCGTGTTATCCGTGAGGAGATATTGGCAATTTCAGATAAATACGGGGATGACAGAAGGACTTCGATCGGATACGATGAATTTGATATTTCCATGGAAGACCTGATACCAAAAGAAAACACAGTTATTGCCATGACAAAATTAGGATATATCAAACGTATGACCGTTGATAATTTCCGCAGTCAGAACAGAGGCGGCAAGGGAATCAAGGGTATGAGCACTATCGATGACGACTATATAGAAGAGCTTTTGATGACAACGACCCATCATTTCCTCATGTTCTTTACCAATATGGGACGGGTTTACCGTATGAAGGCTTATGAGATTCCGGAAGCCAGCAGAACCGCAAGGGGAACTGCTATTATCAATCTTCTTTCTCTGCAGCCGGAAGAAAAAATTTCAGCGGTGATCCCTATTAATGAGTTTAAACAGGGAAATTATCTGTTTATGGCAACAAAAAACGGTCTTGTAAAGAAGACTCCTATTGAAGATTACAGCAATGTGCGTAAGACAGGCCTTGCAGCCATTGCCCTCAGAGAGGACGATGAGCTGATAGAAGTAAAATTTACGGATAATAAGAAAGATATTGTCCTTATAACGAAATTCGGCCAGTGTATCCGTTTCCACGAGACAGATGTAAGAAGTACCGGACGTGTATCAATGGGTGTGCGCGGTATTAATCTGCTGGAGGAAGATGAGGTTATAGGCATGCAGCTCAACTGTCAGGGGGATTATCTGCTTATCGTTTCTGAAAACGGTATGGGTAAGAGAACGTCTGTAGGAGAGTTTACCTGCCAAAACAGGGGCGGTAAAGGTGTAAAATGTTATAAGATAACAGAGAAAACAGGTAATGTAATAGGTGTAAAAGCAGTCAACGAGGAAAATGATATTCTTCTTATTACCACTGAGGGAATTGTCATTCGTCTGGAGTGCAGCACTATTTCTATTCTGGGACGAATAACATCCGGAGTGAAGCTTATGGACTTGAAAGAGGGAGTAACGGTTGCCAGCATTGCCAAGGTAAGAGAAAAGGAAGAAAGTGAAGGCGTGGAGTCAGAAGAGGCAGATTCCCAGACAGAAGAGAACCAAGGAGAGTAA
- a CDS encoding LptM family lipoprotein — MRRLKGLLCCALVIMLIFSLSGCGVKVSTKSPESVTKSIVNAYQKGDTEAVKKCFGLDPDKKCAEEITQEIKYNMKQFEAYGASEVNFTKCESLGNFNGYDLVYAIYNLIKKDKDDKKSEALEIPSMSMYFVKEKDKKYHVVPAKDVTDELSKISSEEFSKFMKTDVYKTYEKDYKKFIRKNPNFEENMKKEMEK; from the coding sequence ATGCGTAGATTAAAAGGGCTGCTGTGTTGCGCTCTGGTGATAATGCTTATATTTTCTTTGAGCGGATGCGGCGTGAAGGTAAGTACAAAGTCACCGGAAAGTGTTACGAAATCTATTGTAAATGCATATCAAAAGGGGGACACCGAAGCAGTAAAAAAATGCTTCGGTCTGGACCCTGACAAAAAATGCGCGGAAGAGATCACCCAGGAAATTAAATATAATATGAAACAGTTTGAGGCATACGGTGCATCAGAGGTAAATTTTACAAAATGTGAATCTCTGGGAAATTTCAATGGCTATGATCTGGTTTATGCTATTTACAATCTGATAAAAAAGGACAAGGATGATAAAAAATCAGAAGCTCTGGAAATCCCCTCTATGTCCATGTATTTTGTGAAGGAAAAAGATAAAAAATATCATGTAGTACCTGCAAAAGATGTGACAGATGAGTTGAGCAAAATATCCAGTGAAGAATTCTCAAAGTTTATGAAGACTGACGTTTATAAAACCTACGAGAAGGATTACAAAAAGTTTATCAGGAAAAATCCTAACTTTGAGGAAAACATGAAAAAGGAAATGGAGAAGTAA